One window from the genome of Micromonospora aurantiaca ATCC 27029 encodes:
- a CDS encoding helix-turn-helix transcriptional regulator: MSSPHPYARELGAFLRARRGRLRPRDVGLEPGGRRKVTGLRREELALLAGLSTDYYQRMEQGREVRPSDDVLDALAGALGLDDTERRHLFTLARAARRPVPARVDREPERVPDGTRRLLRVMDTPAVVLGRHLDLLDWNPMAQALLGDPANHPPGRLNMLLLLFDDALTGGRSCPDWERQALDYIGMLRAAVADDPTHPRATAIVGELSIRSAEFRRLWARHDVRASVSGTKTFRVPGLGDIVLDWDTYPLPGSPGPVMLVFTAEPGSPDADRLRLLASWRATRPAAADGRP; the protein is encoded by the coding sequence ATGAGCAGCCCGCATCCGTACGCACGCGAGCTGGGCGCCTTCCTGCGCGCCCGGCGCGGCCGGCTGCGCCCGCGCGACGTCGGCCTGGAGCCGGGCGGCCGGCGCAAGGTGACCGGCCTGCGGCGGGAGGAACTGGCCCTGCTGGCCGGGCTGAGCACCGACTACTACCAGCGGATGGAGCAGGGCCGGGAGGTACGCCCCTCGGACGACGTCCTGGACGCGCTCGCAGGCGCCCTCGGCTTGGACGACACCGAACGCCGGCACCTGTTCACGCTGGCCCGGGCCGCCCGGCGGCCGGTGCCCGCCCGCGTCGACCGGGAGCCGGAGCGGGTGCCGGACGGCACCCGGCGGCTGCTGCGGGTGATGGACACGCCGGCTGTCGTCCTCGGCCGGCATCTGGACCTGCTCGACTGGAACCCGATGGCGCAGGCGCTGCTCGGCGACCCGGCGAACCACCCGCCCGGCCGGCTCAACATGCTCCTGCTGCTGTTCGACGACGCGCTGACCGGGGGACGGAGCTGCCCGGACTGGGAGCGGCAGGCGCTCGACTACATCGGCATGCTCCGCGCCGCCGTCGCCGACGACCCGACCCATCCCCGCGCCACCGCGATCGTCGGCGAGCTGAGCATCCGCAGCGCGGAGTTCCGGCGGCTGTGGGCACGGCACGACGTCCGCGCCTCGGTGAGCGGCACGAAGACGTTCCGGGTCCCAGGACTGGGCGACATCGTCCTGGACTGGGACACCTATCCGCTGCCGGGCAGTCCCGGCCCGGTCATGCTCGTCTTCACCGCCGAGCCGGGCAGCCCGGACGCGGATCGGCTGCGGCTCCTGGCGTCGTGGCGCGCGACCCGCCCGGCGGCCGCCGACGGCCGACCTTGA
- a CDS encoding oxidoreductase encodes MTGWTADRIPDQRGRVAVVTGANSGLGLVTATELARRGAHVVLAVRNTAAGRQAAGRIGGDTEVRELDLARLESVRAFAAKLTADHPTIDLLVNNAGVVLLGPRRTSADGFELQFATNMLGPYALTGLLLDALAGARAARVVSLSSLTHRNARLDFGDLMSERDYRASAAYGRSKLATTVFGVELDRRVRAAGLPIVSALAHPGLTRSNLTPRAWEHRGRLGRMIGRLGLLATQPVEQGALPQLRAATDPEVRGGQFFGPSRLFETWGPVAEARLNRQAADPAVGQRLWAAAAELTGVRYL; translated from the coding sequence ATGACCGGATGGACCGCCGACCGCATCCCCGACCAGCGCGGCCGGGTCGCCGTCGTGACCGGAGCGAACTCGGGTCTCGGCCTGGTCACCGCCACCGAACTGGCCCGCCGCGGCGCCCACGTCGTGCTGGCCGTGCGGAACACCGCCGCCGGCCGGCAGGCCGCCGGCCGCATCGGCGGCGACACCGAGGTACGCGAGCTGGACCTGGCCCGCCTCGAATCGGTACGCGCGTTCGCCGCGAAGCTGACCGCCGACCACCCGACGATCGACCTGCTGGTGAACAACGCCGGTGTGGTGCTGCTCGGCCCGCGCCGTACCTCCGCCGACGGCTTCGAGCTCCAGTTCGCCACCAACATGCTGGGCCCGTATGCGCTGACCGGCCTGCTGCTGGACGCCCTCGCCGGGGCACGGGCGGCGCGGGTGGTGAGCCTCAGCTCGCTCACCCACCGCAACGCGCGGCTCGACTTCGGCGACCTGATGTCCGAGCGCGACTACCGGGCTTCCGCCGCGTACGGCCGCTCGAAGCTCGCCACCACCGTTTTCGGCGTCGAGCTGGACCGTCGCGTGCGCGCGGCCGGATTGCCGATCGTCAGCGCGCTGGCGCATCCCGGTCTCACCCGCAGCAACCTCACGCCGCGGGCCTGGGAACACCGGGGCCGGCTGGGACGAATGATCGGGCGGCTGGGCCTGCTCGCCACCCAGCCGGTCGAGCAGGGCGCCCTGCCGCAGTTGCGGGCGGCGACCGACCCGGAGGTACGCGGCGGCCAGTTCTTCGGCCCGTCCCGGCTCTTCGAGACCTGGGGCCCGGTGGCCGAGGCGCGGCTGAACCGGCAGGCCGCCGACCCGGCCGTCGGTCAGCGCCTCTGGGCTGCGGCGGCGGAGCTGACGGGTGTTCGTTACCTCTGA
- a CDS encoding peptidoglycan DD-metalloendopeptidase family protein, whose protein sequence is MRRLVLSFTLAAIGAWAVVPAPASAAPRPAPAPVTDAVTAKLLGQADAATRTAGPQRTRVTVTRASGGWAFGTAVLLADRSRDAHPTGSVFLARAEGKGWTVAFDGEASFGDLAATSPLVNTDEKAVFTTPVAPMYAGSDFRTGMALPFAVGQTWTLTGGPHGWGGGAPWSSVDLAGGDQVVRAARAGTAYTMCTGWIRVIHDRGYSTDYYHLWSSISVNGAAVGQGAYLGYTGTDVTCGGSATGRHVHFGLRQNSVYVPIAGHGIGKWDFVNGAGEYQGGARHGSAFAGVGGAVYNYGALGFNQGVVDANGGGTLTRRSGPGTGYGVLGSLADGATVTVSCSANGTSHTGRYGTTALWDRLSDGSWVSDAYLSTGVNGPINGWC, encoded by the coding sequence ATGCGACGGCTCGTGCTCTCCTTCACGCTGGCGGCGATCGGCGCCTGGGCCGTGGTGCCGGCCCCGGCCTCGGCCGCGCCCCGCCCGGCACCCGCGCCCGTCACCGACGCGGTGACCGCGAAACTCCTCGGCCAGGCCGACGCCGCGACCCGGACCGCCGGGCCGCAGCGGACCCGGGTCACCGTCACCCGGGCGAGCGGCGGATGGGCCTTCGGCACCGCGGTGCTGCTGGCGGACCGGTCCCGGGACGCGCACCCCACCGGGTCGGTCTTCCTCGCGCGGGCCGAGGGCAAGGGCTGGACCGTCGCCTTCGACGGCGAGGCGTCGTTCGGTGACCTGGCCGCCACGTCACCGCTGGTGAACACGGACGAGAAGGCGGTGTTCACCACGCCCGTCGCACCGATGTACGCGGGGAGCGACTTCCGGACCGGCATGGCGCTGCCCTTCGCGGTCGGGCAGACGTGGACGCTCACCGGCGGGCCGCACGGCTGGGGCGGCGGCGCGCCGTGGAGTTCCGTCGACCTCGCCGGCGGCGACCAGGTGGTCCGGGCCGCGCGGGCCGGAACCGCGTACACGATGTGCACCGGGTGGATCCGGGTCATCCACGACCGGGGCTACTCGACCGACTACTACCACCTGTGGAGCAGCATCTCGGTGAACGGCGCCGCCGTCGGGCAGGGCGCGTACCTCGGCTACACCGGCACCGACGTCACCTGCGGCGGCTCCGCCACCGGCCGGCACGTGCACTTCGGGCTGCGGCAGAACTCGGTCTACGTCCCGATCGCCGGGCACGGCATCGGCAAGTGGGACTTCGTCAACGGCGCCGGCGAGTACCAGGGTGGCGCCCGGCACGGATCCGCCTTCGCGGGCGTGGGCGGCGCCGTCTACAACTACGGCGCGCTCGGCTTCAACCAGGGAGTCGTCGACGCGAACGGCGGCGGCACGCTGACCCGGCGCTCCGGTCCCGGAACGGGGTACGGCGTCCTCGGATCGCTCGCGGACGGCGCCACGGTCACCGTCTCCTGCTCCGCCAACGGCACCTCGCACACCGGCCGGTACGGCACCACCGCGTTGTGGGACCGGCTCAGCGACGGCAGCTGGGTGTCCGACGCCTACCTGTCCACCGGTGTCAACGGGCCGATCAACGGCTGGTGCTGA
- a CDS encoding S1 family peptidase produces MVRWRRFLGRMAAVLAVVTAGAVAVTAPATAAPAGDMTPYVVGGTRAAQGEFPFMVRLSMGCGGALYSPRLVLTAAHCVGRTGANTSITATLGVVDLQSSSRIQVRSNYVYRAPGYNGNGDDWALIRLASPVTSLATLKIATSTAYDNGTFTVAGWGAAREGGAQQRYLLKASVPFVDDTTCNRYYGGDVIPGEEICAGYASGGVDTCQGDSGGPMFRRDAANAWIQVGIVSWGNGCARPNYPGVYTQVSTFASAIQSAAASLGG; encoded by the coding sequence ATGGTCCGTTGGCGTAGATTCCTCGGCCGGATGGCGGCCGTGTTGGCAGTGGTCACCGCGGGAGCGGTCGCCGTGACCGCGCCGGCCACGGCGGCCCCGGCCGGGGACATGACGCCGTACGTCGTCGGCGGCACCCGGGCCGCGCAGGGCGAGTTCCCGTTCATGGTCCGGCTCTCGATGGGCTGCGGCGGTGCGCTCTACAGCCCGCGACTGGTCCTCACCGCCGCGCACTGCGTCGGCCGCACCGGCGCCAACACCAGCATCACCGCCACCCTGGGCGTGGTGGACCTCCAGTCCTCCAGCCGGATCCAGGTCCGCTCCAACTACGTCTACCGCGCCCCCGGTTACAACGGCAACGGCGACGACTGGGCGCTGATCCGGCTCGCCTCCCCGGTCACCTCGCTCGCCACGCTCAAGATCGCGACCAGCACGGCGTACGACAACGGCACCTTCACGGTGGCCGGCTGGGGCGCCGCGCGGGAGGGCGGCGCACAGCAGCGCTACCTGCTCAAGGCCAGCGTGCCGTTCGTCGACGACACCACCTGCAACCGCTACTACGGCGGTGACGTCATTCCGGGCGAGGAGATCTGCGCCGGGTACGCCAGCGGCGGTGTCGACACCTGCCAGGGTGACTCGGGTGGCCCGATGTTCCGCCGGGACGCCGCCAACGCCTGGATTCAGGTGGGCATCGTGAGCTGGGGCAACGGCTGCGCCCGCCCCAACTACCCCGGCGTCTACACCCAGGTCAGCACGTTCGCCTCGGCGATCCAGTCCGCCGCCGCGAGTCTGGGCGGCTGA
- a CDS encoding DUF2855 family protein: protein MADSWTFAVARDDLARTTLVDGAVPDLAGGEALLRVDRVGLTANNVTYAVLGEAMRYWEFFPPQPRGLDDRWGLPPLWGFAEVVASTVSGVEPGHRVYGYLPPAGHLVVRPDRVDASGFRDASAHRAGLPSPYNSYRSTTGDPAYRAEQEDLLILFRPLFFTSFMLADQVIDEDAYGARSLVLSSASSKTAYATAFELHGRGPRLIGLTSRGNLAFTRSLGCYDEVLSYDEIGVLDAVPTVYLDLSGSPATRAALRAHLGDLLVRDIAVGLTQQTPNAGAAGEVFFAPVRIRKRSQDWGRDGLDGRFADAWQRFSRVVSGWLDVRVGAGPEALRDAWLDVLAGRTPPRVGHVVQL from the coding sequence ATGGCTGACTCGTGGACGTTCGCTGTGGCCCGTGACGACCTCGCTCGCACCACACTCGTCGACGGCGCTGTGCCCGACCTCGCCGGCGGGGAGGCGCTGCTGCGCGTGGACCGCGTCGGCCTGACCGCCAACAACGTGACGTATGCGGTGCTCGGTGAGGCGATGCGCTACTGGGAGTTCTTCCCGCCGCAGCCCCGAGGACTCGACGACCGGTGGGGCCTCCCGCCGCTGTGGGGCTTCGCCGAGGTGGTCGCGTCCACAGTGTCCGGCGTCGAGCCGGGACACCGGGTCTACGGCTACCTGCCGCCCGCCGGCCACCTGGTGGTACGCCCGGACCGGGTGGACGCGTCCGGGTTCCGCGACGCGAGCGCGCACCGGGCCGGCCTGCCCTCGCCGTACAACTCCTACCGGTCGACCACCGGCGACCCCGCCTACCGGGCGGAGCAGGAGGACCTGCTGATCCTGTTCCGGCCGCTGTTCTTCACCTCGTTCATGCTCGCCGACCAGGTGATCGACGAGGACGCCTACGGCGCGCGGTCGCTGGTGCTGTCGTCCGCGTCGAGCAAGACGGCGTACGCCACCGCGTTCGAACTGCACGGCCGCGGCCCGCGCCTGATCGGGCTCACCTCGCGGGGCAACCTCGCCTTCACCAGGTCGCTGGGGTGCTACGACGAGGTCCTCTCCTACGACGAGATCGGCGTGCTCGACGCCGTACCGACCGTCTATCTCGACCTGTCCGGTTCACCCGCCACCCGCGCCGCCCTGCGCGCGCACCTCGGCGACCTGCTGGTCCGGGACATCGCCGTCGGACTCACCCAGCAGACGCCGAACGCGGGTGCCGCCGGGGAGGTCTTCTTCGCGCCGGTGCGCATCCGCAAGCGGAGCCAGGACTGGGGTCGCGACGGGCTCGACGGGCGGTTCGCCGACGCCTGGCAGCGGTTCTCCCGGGTGGTGAGCGGATGGCTCGACGTGCGGGTCGGCGCCGGTCCGGAGGCGCTGCGGGACGCGTGGCTCGACGTCCTCGCGGGCCGCACACCGCCCCGGGTGGGGCACGTCGTCCAGCTCTGA
- a CDS encoding TspO/MBR family protein, with protein sequence MRVPTLVKTAAAVTATAAAGAAATSTGTSSRWYRRLRKPAWQPPSAAFPLVWTPLYGLIAVAGARALDRSEGPERAAFARGYALNLALNAGWTALFFGARRPGAALAEIAALNASNLVLLRRAARTDRPAGAALAPYVAWTLFATALNGAIVGLNRGR encoded by the coding sequence ATGCGAGTACCGACCCTGGTCAAGACCGCGGCAGCAGTCACCGCGACCGCCGCCGCGGGCGCCGCCGCCACCTCCACCGGCACCTCGTCGCGCTGGTACCGCCGTCTGCGAAAGCCCGCCTGGCAGCCGCCGTCGGCCGCGTTCCCCCTCGTCTGGACCCCGCTGTACGGGCTGATCGCGGTCGCCGGTGCGCGGGCGCTGGACCGCTCCGAGGGGCCCGAGCGCGCCGCGTTCGCCCGCGGCTACGCGCTCAACCTGGCGCTCAACGCCGGCTGGACCGCCCTGTTCTTCGGCGCCCGCAGGCCCGGCGCCGCGCTGGCCGAGATCGCCGCGCTCAACGCGTCCAACCTGGTGCTGCTGCGCCGCGCGGCGCGCACCGACCGTCCCGCCGGGGCGGCGCTCGCCCCGTACGTCGCGTGGACCCTCTTCGCCACCGCGCTCAACGGCGCGATCGTCGGCCTCAACCGGGGACGGTGA
- a CDS encoding ABC transporter ATP-binding protein, with amino-acid sequence MTLTVPGATDAAAPGAAPAAGLAAHQVCVAYGGQRVLDRVDLHVAPGETVGLRGPSGSGKSTLARVLALLHAPDGGHVTIDGQPLGGVRHRLPAHLRTRVAILFQSPRAATDPRLSLADIIAEPLRATGTSREQAAARTAELADLVGLTADLLTRRPHAVSDGQLQRACLARALVHRPDYLLCDEATAMLDASTQAHVAAVVTDYQRGQGAGVLVITHDPALMARWATRVVDLPAA; translated from the coding sequence ATGACGCTCACGGTTCCCGGCGCCACCGACGCCGCCGCCCCGGGCGCCGCGCCGGCCGCCGGGCTCGCCGCGCACCAGGTCTGCGTCGCGTACGGCGGGCAGCGCGTCCTCGACCGGGTCGACCTGCACGTCGCCCCGGGCGAGACGGTCGGACTGCGCGGCCCCTCGGGCAGCGGCAAGTCCACTCTGGCCCGCGTCCTCGCCCTGCTGCACGCCCCGGACGGCGGTCACGTCACGATCGACGGTCAACCGCTCGGCGGCGTCCGCCACCGCCTGCCGGCGCACCTGCGCACCCGCGTCGCGATCCTGTTCCAGAGCCCGCGCGCCGCCACCGACCCGCGGCTCAGCCTCGCCGACATCATCGCCGAGCCGCTACGCGCCACCGGCACATCACGCGAGCAGGCGGCCGCCCGTACGGCGGAACTGGCCGACCTGGTCGGCCTCACCGCCGACCTGCTGACCCGCCGGCCGCACGCGGTGAGCGACGGGCAACTGCAACGCGCCTGCCTGGCCCGCGCCCTGGTGCATCGGCCGGACTACCTGCTCTGCGACGAGGCCACCGCGATGCTCGACGCCTCCACCCAGGCGCACGTCGCCGCCGTCGTCACCGACTACCAGCGCGGGCAGGGAGCCGGGGTCCTGGTCATCACCCACGACCCGGCGCTGATGGCCCGCTGGGCCACCCGGGTGGTGGACCTGCCGGCGGCGTGA
- a CDS encoding ABC transporter ATP-binding protein yields MTAPALLTVDGLTVRFRLRDAVVHAVTDLSLTLRPGELLAVVGESGCGKSVLAHALLGLLPRNATVTGQARLHAPGREEADLIGAGERHLARHVRGRGLGLVPQSPATALTPVRTGRKLLEETLRAHGHSRRDAPAAAARIAADVGLDPADLNRYPHELSGGMAQRLATALALAPDPPMLLADEPTTGLDRPLVDHTLDLLRRRCDTGAAVLLITHDLTAARRVADTVAVMYASRIVEHRPAGALFDDPAHPYTAGLLDALPDRAFVPVPGHPPALTDLPGGCAFAPRCARATDTCDALPRLAADGEGRVACHHPLREEVPA; encoded by the coding sequence GTGACCGCCCCGGCGCTGCTGACCGTCGACGGGCTGACCGTCCGTTTCCGGCTGCGCGACGCGGTCGTGCACGCCGTCACCGACCTGAGCCTCACGCTGCGGCCCGGCGAGCTGCTCGCAGTGGTCGGTGAGTCCGGGTGCGGCAAGTCCGTCCTCGCGCACGCCCTGCTCGGCCTGCTGCCGCGCAACGCCACCGTCACCGGGCAGGCCCGCCTGCACGCGCCGGGACGCGAGGAGGCCGACCTGATCGGCGCGGGGGAGCGGCACCTCGCCCGGCACGTACGCGGCCGGGGCCTGGGCCTCGTCCCGCAGAGCCCCGCCACCGCGCTCACCCCGGTGCGTACCGGGCGGAAGCTGCTGGAGGAGACGCTGCGCGCCCACGGACACAGCCGCCGCGACGCGCCGGCCGCCGCCGCCCGGATCGCCGCCGACGTGGGTCTCGACCCGGCCGACCTGAACCGGTACCCGCACGAGCTGTCCGGCGGCATGGCCCAGCGGCTCGCCACCGCGCTCGCCCTCGCGCCCGACCCGCCGATGCTGCTCGCCGACGAACCCACCACCGGCCTCGACCGGCCGCTCGTCGACCACACGCTGGACCTGCTGCGCCGCCGCTGCGACACCGGCGCCGCCGTCCTGCTCATCACGCACGACCTGACCGCCGCGCGCCGCGTCGCGGACACCGTCGCCGTGATGTACGCCAGCCGCATCGTCGAACACCGCCCGGCCGGGGCGCTGTTCGACGACCCGGCCCACCCGTACACCGCCGGTCTGCTCGACGCGCTGCCCGACCGCGCCTTCGTTCCGGTACCCGGCCACCCGCCTGCGCTCACCGACCTGCCCGGCGGCTGCGCCTTCGCCCCGCGCTGCGCCCGCGCCACCGACACCTGCGACGCCCTGCCCCGCCTCGCCGCCGACGGCGAGGGCCGGGTCGCCTGCCACCACCCGCTGCGCGAGGAGGTACCGGCATGA